A genomic window from Candidatus Kouleothrix ribensis includes:
- a CDS encoding ABC transporter permease, producing MARIEQADDERSWGAAARLRSFGQAYGALLALLVLLLYNIGFTANFLSAQALNVNLTQVAPIVIVATGMTLVIATGGIDLSVGSLMAIAGALAPIIFLGPLPALLGIGLAIVVPIVVAGLFGLFNGVLVTAFRIQPIIATLVLFIAGRGIGQVMTNGNLQAFKNPGFQYIGLGRPLGIPFQVFLMLLIVAAAAWAMRATTFGRYVLATGGNESAARLAGVPVDRIKRGVYVISGLLAGLAGLIVIAINSSSDANQVGLNMELDAIAATAVGGTPLTGGRATITGTLVGALIIQLIRFTLLAKGVPFAVAQVINALIILVAVYIQRRS from the coding sequence ATGGCCAGGATTGAGCAGGCCGACGACGAGCGCAGCTGGGGCGCGGCAGCGCGGCTGCGCAGCTTTGGGCAGGCATACGGCGCGCTGCTGGCGCTGCTGGTGTTGCTGCTATACAATATTGGCTTCACGGCCAACTTCCTGTCGGCACAGGCGCTGAATGTGAACCTGACCCAGGTCGCGCCGATTGTGATCGTTGCCACCGGGATGACCCTGGTGATCGCCACCGGCGGGATCGATCTGTCGGTTGGCTCGCTGATGGCGATTGCTGGCGCATTGGCGCCGATCATCTTCCTCGGCCCGCTGCCGGCACTGCTCGGCATTGGCCTGGCGATCGTCGTGCCGATCGTGGTAGCCGGGCTGTTCGGCCTGTTCAACGGCGTGCTGGTCACCGCGTTTCGCATCCAGCCGATCATCGCCACGCTGGTGCTGTTTATCGCCGGGCGCGGGATCGGCCAGGTGATGACCAACGGCAACCTGCAGGCATTCAAGAATCCCGGCTTTCAGTATATCGGGCTCGGCCGGCCGCTGGGCATCCCGTTTCAGGTGTTTCTGATGCTGCTGATTGTGGCGGCGGCGGCCTGGGCCATGCGCGCCACCACCTTCGGGCGCTATGTGCTGGCCACCGGCGGCAACGAGTCGGCCGCGCGGCTGGCCGGCGTGCCGGTCGATCGGATCAAGCGCGGCGTGTATGTGATCAGCGGCCTGCTGGCCGGGCTGGCCGGGCTGATCGTGATCGCGATCAACTCGTCGTCCGACGCGAACCAGGTCGGGCTGAATATGGAGCTCGACGCGATTGCGGCCACGGCGGTCGGCGGCACGCCGCTCACCGGCGGGCGCGCCACGATCACCGGCACGCTGGTGGGCGCGCTGATCATCCAGCTGATCCGCTTTACGCTGCTGGCCAAGGGCGTGCCGTTCGCGGTGGCCCAGGTGATCAACGCGCTGATCATCCTGGTGGCCGTGTACATCCAGCGCCGGTCGTGA
- a CDS encoding sugar ABC transporter substrate-binding protein has protein sequence MPTKQSPIAELIHQAAPHQPLDRRTFLRGLALAGALAGCAAPAAEPQAQPQSAIPTPQPRLRAAFAHNGLKTIWNQRGRDTARMLGRLLGIDVVSYDGELSIDKQRRDLEEIAGQTWDFVVIHPLAVNAYIEPVRQIVAHGIPVIDIDTRLADDLNDLGVATLLEPDNIWMAEQVTQAIIEAAQSTSFEIIHTQGLLTHTGAQGRAQGFRNVLARYPGIRVIDETPGDWDVDKVTRIWADLLARYPNVRAGFCHNDEMALAALRAINQAGKQGQILIGGVDGLPEACAAVARSDMVATVLNPTGRIHGGALWVGYFLATQGQAANVPRFIRIDGGLIGKDTAAGYIWQGDHLLI, from the coding sequence ATGCCTACGAAGCAGTCGCCGATCGCCGAGTTGATACACCAGGCCGCGCCACACCAGCCGCTCGACCGCCGCACATTTTTGCGTGGCCTGGCGCTGGCCGGGGCGCTGGCCGGCTGCGCCGCGCCTGCGGCCGAACCGCAGGCGCAGCCGCAGAGCGCCATCCCCACACCGCAGCCGCGCCTGCGCGCCGCGTTTGCCCATAATGGCCTGAAGACGATCTGGAACCAGCGCGGCCGCGACACCGCGCGCATGCTCGGCCGGCTGCTGGGCATCGATGTCGTGAGCTACGACGGCGAGCTGAGCATCGACAAGCAGCGCCGCGACCTGGAAGAGATCGCCGGGCAGACATGGGACTTCGTAGTGATTCACCCGCTGGCGGTGAATGCCTACATCGAGCCGGTGCGCCAGATCGTAGCCCACGGCATCCCGGTGATCGATATCGACACACGCCTGGCCGACGACCTGAACGACCTGGGTGTGGCCACGCTGCTCGAACCCGACAACATCTGGATGGCAGAGCAGGTGACCCAAGCGATCATCGAGGCGGCCCAGAGCACCAGCTTCGAGATCATCCATACGCAGGGGCTGCTGACGCACACGGGCGCGCAGGGCCGCGCGCAGGGCTTCCGCAACGTGCTGGCGCGCTACCCTGGCATCAGGGTGATCGACGAGACGCCGGGCGACTGGGATGTCGATAAAGTCACACGCATCTGGGCCGATCTGCTGGCGCGCTACCCAAACGTACGCGCCGGCTTCTGCCACAACGACGAAATGGCGCTTGCGGCGCTGCGCGCGATCAACCAGGCCGGCAAGCAGGGCCAGATCCTGATCGGCGGCGTCGATGGCCTGCCCGAGGCGTGCGCCGCCGTCGCACGCAGCGATATGGTGGCCACCGTGCTGAACCCGACCGGCCGCATCCATGGTGGCGCGCTGTGGGTGGGCTACTTTCTCGCAACCCAGGGCCAGGCTGCGAATGTCCCACGCTTCATTCGCATCGACGGCGGGTTGATCGGCAAAGACACTGCGGCCGGCTACATCTGGCAGGGTGACCATCTGCTGATCTGA
- a CDS encoding ABC transporter permease — protein MTTTTPSDLHAGGQVSRWARLASVAQRQGALIALALLVLFGTLRYDGFFGAYNIFEMLRNDSMIGLIALGMTFVIMTGGIDLSVGSVAALASVLAARLSPYGPLPAIAVPVLVGALVGLLNGWVIARLNILPFIATLAMLLAARGVALILANNASIGVDAGSGFIELGRDLFGLPIPLLLLLAAYAVGIAVLGYTRFGRHVLSVGGNEEAARLMGLPVDRIKLAVYALSGGLAGLAGVILAALTFTGLPTAGSGWELSAIAAVVVGGTLLTGGLGSVGTTLVGVLLLELIFNILNFENGRGLISLSAYWQSVIRGVFLLVVVVLQNRLARRRA, from the coding sequence ATGACCACTACTACACCATCCGATCTGCATGCCGGCGGCCAGGTTTCGCGCTGGGCGCGGCTGGCGAGCGTGGCGCAGCGCCAGGGCGCGCTGATCGCATTGGCATTGCTGGTGTTGTTCGGCACGCTGCGCTACGATGGCTTTTTTGGCGCGTATAATATCTTCGAGATGCTGCGCAACGACTCGATGATCGGCCTGATCGCGCTGGGGATGACCTTTGTGATCATGACCGGCGGGATCGACCTGTCGGTCGGGTCGGTGGCGGCGCTGGCGAGCGTGCTGGCTGCGCGGCTGAGCCCCTACGGCCCCCTGCCGGCGATTGCCGTGCCGGTGCTGGTGGGCGCGCTGGTGGGCCTGCTGAACGGCTGGGTGATCGCGCGGCTGAATATTCTGCCGTTTATCGCCACCCTGGCCATGCTGCTGGCCGCGCGCGGGGTTGCGCTGATCCTGGCGAATAACGCCTCGATCGGCGTCGATGCCGGCAGTGGCTTCATCGAGCTGGGGCGCGATCTGTTCGGCCTGCCCATCCCGCTACTGCTGCTGCTGGCGGCCTATGCCGTCGGCATCGCCGTGCTTGGCTACACGCGCTTCGGCCGGCATGTGCTGTCGGTTGGCGGCAACGAAGAGGCCGCGCGCCTGATGGGCTTGCCGGTCGATCGGATCAAGCTGGCGGTGTATGCGCTCAGCGGCGGCCTGGCCGGGCTGGCCGGCGTGATCCTGGCGGCGCTGACGTTCACCGGCCTGCCGACCGCCGGCAGCGGCTGGGAGCTATCGGCGATTGCGGCGGTGGTGGTGGGCGGCACGCTGCTCACCGGCGGCCTTGGCTCGGTTGGCACCACGCTGGTGGGCGTGCTGCTGCTCGAGTTAATATTCAACATTCTTAACTTCGAGAATGGCCGCGGCCTGATCAGCCTGAGCGCCTACTGGCAGTCGGTGATCCGCGGCGTGTTTCTGCTGGTGGTGGTAGTGCTGCAGAATCGCCTGGCGCGCCGCCGCGCGTAG
- a CDS encoding PQQ-binding-like beta-propeller repeat protein codes for MRERMTLPWSQLERYQVIDEISRGGFGVVYRAYEPSLDRSIALKVLSPELAHQPGFVERLRREAVSAARLRHPHIALLYEFGQFDDTAFLAMEYIDGPSLRQLLEAGPIGPERALAILGQIGSALDYAHRMGIVHRDVKPSNLLIGPGDHAVLIDFGLADMAENPQTTVDTAVLGTPHYMAPEQAAGHAADARSDQYALAAVAYELLAGVPPFHGRRGAAAVVHAHIYEPPAPPTEYRPTLPIGVNAVLLRALAKSPYDRYSSLAAFLADLHAAFAAAPPAQRARTPRPAVRMLVGLVLLALLAGLGAWQFGVFAPAGPPRSADQLPLPQQVAWAYDTDLAGGPALALVADTLVVGTLDGGLLGLRAETGALRWSKGSEVGFGAPAAAGDQVVVGGADGFVYGLSPGSGGTIWRTHVYGAVRLAPLLDGERLVVASEKGYVYVLQASNGQLIWSRPLDPLTAPPGVGGGRLLAVSGRTLMALDMRNGAVDWQFEAPDPISTRPVVAGDHLLVGTTRGQLYTLGLADGRQQARPYQAAGALVAAPLAAQQTVFLADRSGRLTALSGAGAELWRFEAGAALEATPLLADGKLFVGASSGAFYVLDAASGRLLATLALRGNIDAPTLRLGRLLFVRGARIYALGT; via the coding sequence ATGCGCGAGCGAATGACACTGCCATGGTCTCAGCTCGAGCGCTACCAGGTGATCGACGAGATCAGCCGCGGTGGCTTCGGCGTGGTCTATCGCGCCTACGAGCCGTCGCTCGACCGTTCGATCGCGCTGAAGGTGCTGTCGCCCGAGCTGGCGCACCAGCCCGGCTTTGTCGAGCGGCTGCGGCGCGAGGCGGTCAGCGCGGCGCGCCTGCGGCACCCGCATATCGCGCTGCTGTACGAGTTCGGCCAGTTCGACGATACCGCCTTTCTGGCGATGGAGTATATCGACGGCCCATCGCTGCGCCAGCTGCTCGAGGCTGGCCCGATCGGCCCTGAGCGCGCGCTGGCCATCCTCGGCCAGATCGGCAGCGCGCTCGACTACGCCCACCGCATGGGTATTGTCCACCGCGATGTCAAGCCCAGCAATCTGCTGATCGGCCCCGGCGACCACGCCGTGCTGATCGATTTCGGCCTGGCCGATATGGCCGAAAACCCGCAGACTACGGTCGATACTGCTGTGCTCGGCACGCCGCACTACATGGCGCCCGAGCAGGCTGCCGGGCATGCGGCCGACGCGCGCAGCGACCAGTATGCGCTGGCGGCGGTGGCCTACGAGCTGCTCGCCGGTGTGCCGCCGTTCCATGGCCGGCGTGGCGCGGCCGCAGTCGTACACGCGCACATCTACGAACCGCCGGCACCGCCCACCGAGTATCGGCCGACGCTGCCGATTGGCGTGAATGCGGTGCTGTTGCGCGCGCTGGCCAAATCACCCTACGATCGCTACTCGTCGCTGGCGGCGTTTCTGGCCGATCTACACGCAGCATTTGCCGCTGCGCCGCCGGCGCAGCGCGCGCGCACGCCACGGCCTGCTGTGCGCATGCTGGTTGGGCTGGTGCTGCTGGCGCTGCTGGCCGGGCTAGGCGCCTGGCAGTTCGGCGTGTTTGCGCCGGCCGGCCCGCCCCGCTCGGCCGATCAGCTGCCGCTGCCGCAGCAGGTGGCCTGGGCCTACGATACCGACCTGGCCGGCGGGCCGGCGCTGGCGCTGGTGGCCGATACACTGGTGGTTGGCACGCTCGACGGTGGGCTGCTGGGCTTGCGCGCCGAAACCGGCGCGCTGCGCTGGAGCAAGGGCAGCGAGGTTGGCTTTGGCGCGCCCGCCGCCGCCGGCGATCAGGTGGTGGTTGGCGGCGCCGACGGCTTTGTGTATGGCCTCTCGCCGGGCAGCGGCGGCACGATCTGGCGCACGCATGTGTATGGCGCGGTGCGGCTGGCGCCGCTGCTCGACGGCGAGCGGCTGGTGGTGGCCAGCGAGAAGGGCTATGTGTATGTGCTACAGGCCAGCAATGGCCAGCTGATCTGGAGCCGCCCGCTCGATCCGCTCACCGCCCCGCCCGGCGTGGGCGGCGGCCGGCTGCTGGCTGTGTCGGGCCGCACACTGATGGCGCTCGACATGCGCAACGGCGCGGTCGACTGGCAGTTCGAGGCGCCCGATCCAATCAGCACACGCCCGGTAGTGGCGGGCGACCACCTGCTGGTGGGCACCACGCGTGGCCAGCTGTATACGCTTGGCCTGGCCGACGGCCGCCAGCAGGCCCGGCCCTACCAGGCGGCCGGCGCGTTGGTGGCGGCGCCGCTCGCCGCCCAGCAAACCGTGTTTCTGGCCGATCGCTCTGGCCGGCTGACGGCGCTGAGCGGCGCGGGTGCCGAGCTGTGGCGTTTCGAGGCCGGCGCGGCGCTCGAGGCTACCCCACTGCTGGCCGACGGCAAGTTGTTCGTCGGCGCGTCGAGCGGCGCGTTCTATGTGCTCGATGCCGCGAGCGGCCGGCTGCTGGCCACGCTGGCGTTGCGCGGTAATATCGACGCGCCGACGTTGCGGCTTGGGCGGCTGCTGTTCGTGCGCGGGGCACGGATCTACGCGCTCGGCACCTAG
- a CDS encoding FHA domain-containing protein: MAMIYAALLLQQPDGAARELPLEAERVVLGRDPGCDIVLAGRLISRQHASITRAGRVYTLEDLGSRNGTAVNGQPLSGPWVLHDGDCIDLGGIGQLIFVDGDATSTRPNPPAVGVWLDAAAQDTWVDGQRLMPQLSPAQFALLQVLAAHTDQICTRDQIVAAVWPDVADGVSDEAIDALVKRVRARLAEAPNGQHYLATLRGRGLILRSAANRQSR, encoded by the coding sequence GTGGCTATGATCTACGCGGCACTGTTGCTGCAACAGCCCGATGGCGCGGCGCGCGAGCTGCCGCTCGAGGCCGAGCGCGTGGTGCTCGGGCGCGACCCCGGCTGCGACATTGTGCTGGCCGGCCGGCTGATCTCGCGCCAGCACGCCAGCATCACCCGCGCCGGGCGTGTGTATACGCTCGAAGACCTGGGCAGCCGCAATGGCACTGCCGTCAACGGCCAGCCGCTGAGTGGGCCGTGGGTGCTGCACGACGGCGACTGTATCGATCTTGGCGGGATCGGCCAGCTGATCTTCGTCGATGGCGACGCCACCTCAACCCGCCCAAACCCACCTGCGGTCGGCGTGTGGCTCGATGCAGCCGCGCAGGATACCTGGGTCGACGGCCAGCGGCTCATGCCGCAGCTCTCGCCGGCGCAGTTCGCGCTGCTGCAGGTGCTGGCAGCACACACCGACCAGATCTGCACGCGCGACCAGATCGTGGCGGCGGTGTGGCCCGACGTAGCCGATGGCGTGTCGGACGAAGCGATCGATGCGCTGGTAAAGCGTGTGCGCGCGCGCCTGGCCGAGGCGCCGAATGGCCAGCACTACCTGGCCACGCTGCGCGGCCGCGGGCTGATCTTGCGCAGTGCCGCCAACCGGCAGTCGCGCTGA
- a CDS encoding ABC transporter substrate-binding protein, protein MLAGLLAACGQGSTAGDGGLPKLAKKDKYKVGFAQTESNNPWRLAQTASMKDEAAKRGYELVYTDAAGQESKQIADIDSMIAQKVDAIFLAPRSEKPLAQAVLKAKAAGIPVILLDRNVDQTIAQAGRDYVTFIGSDFVEEGKRAAEWLIKATGGKAKIIELEGTVGASPAIDRKKGFDDRIKSEAGMQILDSQTGDFNRDKGRQVMETLLQAHPDVTAVYAHNDEMAIGAIAALEAAGKVPGKDVIVVSIDGEKDALQAIIDGKLGASVECNPRFGPKAFDTLEAYARGDQIAPKIINPDKFYDSTNASAEIAGSY, encoded by the coding sequence ATGCTGGCCGGGTTGCTGGCTGCATGTGGTCAGGGTTCGACTGCCGGCGACGGCGGGTTGCCCAAGCTGGCCAAGAAGGACAAATACAAGGTCGGCTTTGCGCAGACCGAGAGCAACAACCCGTGGCGCCTGGCGCAGACCGCCAGCATGAAGGACGAGGCCGCCAAACGCGGCTACGAGCTGGTGTATACCGACGCCGCCGGCCAGGAGTCGAAGCAGATCGCCGACATCGACTCGATGATCGCCCAGAAGGTCGACGCGATCTTCCTGGCGCCCCGCTCGGAGAAGCCGCTGGCCCAGGCAGTGCTGAAGGCCAAGGCCGCCGGCATCCCGGTGATCCTGCTCGACCGCAATGTCGACCAGACGATCGCCCAGGCCGGCCGCGACTACGTGACCTTCATCGGCTCGGATTTCGTCGAAGAGGGCAAGCGCGCGGCCGAGTGGCTGATCAAGGCCACCGGCGGTAAGGCCAAGATCATCGAGCTGGAGGGCACGGTTGGCGCATCGCCGGCGATCGATCGCAAGAAGGGCTTCGACGACCGCATCAAGAGCGAGGCCGGCATGCAGATCCTCGACTCGCAGACCGGCGACTTCAACCGCGACAAGGGCCGCCAGGTGATGGAGACGCTGCTGCAGGCGCACCCGGATGTCACCGCTGTGTACGCGCACAACGACGAGATGGCGATCGGCGCGATTGCGGCGCTCGAGGCCGCCGGCAAGGTGCCTGGCAAAGATGTGATCGTGGTGTCGATCGACGGCGAGAAAGACGCGCTCCAGGCGATCATCGACGGCAAGCTGGGCGCCTCGGTCGAGTGCAACCCGCGCTTTGGCCCCAAAGCCTTCGATACGCTCGAGGCCTACGCCCGTGGCGATCAGATCGCCCCCAAGATCATCAACCCCGATAAGTTCTACGATTCCACCAACGCCAGCGCCGAGATCGCCGGATCGTATTAG
- a CDS encoding sugar ABC transporter ATP-binding protein encodes MEDISKTFPGVVALSKAHLRVDRGEVHALVGQNGAGKSTLIKILTGAYRRNAGTIVFDGHTVDFSSPQQAQASGVSTIYQEVNLIPFRSVAENIFMGREPRRWGLIDWARMHRQAADLLARLGVQADVTQPLMNLNIAVQQMVAIARAVSFKSKLVVMDEPTSSLDEREVATLFTVIRQLKADGVAVIFVTHRLDELYAICDRVTIMRDGQTIDERPMQAISKLELVARMLGKELGEVRRGGQTGFGAGRHQAEHTLLEAQNLRRGRALQGADVSVRTGEIVGLAGLLGAGRTEVARAVFGADPLDAGEVRIDAQPVHFRSPADAIRARIGFCSEDRKAEGIIPYLSVRENLTLAALPTLARNGIVPRARQDEIVDRFIKRLGIKTAGPDQIVRELSGGNQQKVLLARWLCLSPRLLILDEPTRGIDVGAKGEIQRLINELADNGLGVLMISSEIEELIEGSDRVVVLRDGRSVAELSAEQISQDAIMSAMAHGAGAPGAAQEPPHGQD; translated from the coding sequence ATGGAAGATATCTCCAAAACCTTCCCCGGCGTCGTGGCGCTGTCGAAGGCGCACCTGCGTGTCGATCGCGGCGAGGTTCACGCGCTGGTTGGCCAGAATGGCGCGGGCAAGTCCACATTGATCAAGATCCTCACCGGCGCCTATCGCCGCAACGCCGGCACGATCGTTTTCGACGGGCATACGGTCGATTTCAGCTCGCCGCAGCAGGCCCAGGCCAGCGGCGTCAGCACGATCTACCAGGAAGTCAACCTCATCCCATTTCGCTCGGTGGCCGAGAATATCTTCATGGGCCGCGAGCCGCGCCGCTGGGGCCTGATCGATTGGGCGCGGATGCACCGCCAGGCCGCCGACCTGCTGGCGCGGCTGGGCGTGCAGGCCGATGTGACCCAGCCGCTGATGAACCTGAACATCGCCGTGCAGCAGATGGTCGCAATCGCGCGCGCGGTGTCGTTCAAAAGCAAGCTGGTGGTGATGGACGAGCCGACCTCCTCGCTCGACGAGCGCGAGGTCGCTACGCTGTTTACGGTCATCCGCCAGCTCAAGGCCGATGGCGTCGCCGTGATCTTCGTGACTCACCGGCTCGATGAGCTGTACGCGATCTGCGACCGCGTAACGATCATGCGCGACGGCCAGACGATCGACGAGCGGCCCATGCAGGCGATCAGCAAGCTCGAGCTGGTGGCGCGGATGCTTGGCAAAGAGCTGGGTGAGGTGCGCCGCGGCGGCCAGACCGGCTTCGGCGCCGGCCGGCACCAGGCCGAGCATACCCTGCTCGAGGCCCAGAACCTGCGCCGTGGGCGTGCGCTCCAGGGCGCTGATGTGAGCGTGCGCACCGGCGAGATCGTCGGGCTGGCCGGGTTGCTGGGCGCCGGCCGCACCGAGGTGGCCCGCGCGGTGTTCGGGGCCGACCCGCTCGACGCGGGCGAGGTGCGGATCGACGCGCAGCCGGTACACTTCCGCTCGCCGGCCGACGCGATCCGTGCGCGGATCGGCTTCTGCTCGGAAGACCGCAAAGCCGAGGGCATCATCCCATACCTGTCGGTGCGCGAGAACCTGACGCTGGCGGCATTGCCGACGCTGGCGCGCAACGGGATCGTGCCGCGCGCGCGCCAGGACGAAATCGTCGATCGCTTCATCAAGCGCCTGGGCATCAAAACCGCCGGCCCCGACCAGATCGTGCGCGAGCTTTCGGGCGGCAACCAGCAGAAGGTGCTGCTGGCGCGCTGGCTGTGCCTGAGCCCGCGCCTGCTGATCCTCGACGAGCCCACGCGCGGGATCGATGTTGGCGCGAAAGGCGAGATCCAGCGGCTGATCAACGAGCTGGCCGACAACGGCCTGGGTGTGCTGATGATCTCGTCGGAGATCGAGGAGTTGATCGAGGGCAGCGACCGGGTAGTGGTGCTGCGCGACGGGCGCTCGGTAGCCGAGCTGTCGGCCGAGCAGATCAGCCAGGACGCGATCATGAGCGCGATGGCGCATGGCGCAGGGGCGCCCGGCGCCGCGCAGGAGCCGCCGCATGGCCAGGATTGA